One Pasteurella dagmatis DNA segment encodes these proteins:
- the def gene encoding peptide deformylase translates to MAKLNVLVYPDDRLKIVAKPVEEVNDKIREIVDDMFETMYHEEGIGLAATQVDIHQRIITIDVEGTKENQYVLINPEIIESCGETGIEEGCLSLPGFRGFVPRKEKVTVKALDRNGEEYTLNADGLLAICIQHEIDHLNGIVFADYLSPLKRQRMKEKLVKLQKQIAKQK, encoded by the coding sequence ATGGCAAAATTAAATGTACTTGTTTATCCCGATGATCGTTTGAAGATTGTTGCAAAACCTGTTGAAGAAGTGAATGATAAAATTCGTGAAATTGTTGATGATATGTTTGAAACAATGTATCACGAAGAAGGTATTGGTTTAGCAGCAACTCAAGTAGATATTCATCAACGTATTATTACGATTGATGTTGAGGGAACAAAAGAAAATCAATATGTGTTAATCAACCCTGAAATTATTGAAAGCTGTGGTGAGACGGGTATTGAAGAAGGTTGCTTATCTTTACCAGGTTTCCGTGGTTTTGTGCCTCGCAAAGAGAAAGTGACTGTTAAAGCGCTGGATCGTAACGGTGAAGAATATACACTCAATGCAGATGGCTTATTAGCAATTTGTATCCAACACGAAATCGATCACCTAAATGGTATTGTTTTTGCCGATTATTTATCGCCGTTAAAACGTCAGCGTATGAAAGAAAAATTGGTGAAGCTACAAAAACAAATCGCCAAGCAAAAGTAA
- the fmt gene encoding methionyl-tRNA formyltransferase, protein MKSLKVIFAGTPEFAAQHLQVLLNSHHEVIAVYTQPDKPAGRGKKLQASPVKQLAEQYQIPVYQPKSLRKEDAQETLRALQADVMVVVAYGLILPKAVLEIPRLGCLNVHGSLLPRWRGAAPIQRAIWAGDEQTGITIMQMDEGLDTGDMLHKVYCDIASDETSTSLYAKLMEIAPNALIDVLDDLDEGKYIAEKQDDLLSNYAEKLSKEEAKLDWKLPAVQLERCIRAFNPWPISYLTLLDSKGTEQILKIYKATVLPHINKPVGTILSVTKEGIQIATIDGVLNILELQPASKKPMSVQDFLNGRTDWFSVGKII, encoded by the coding sequence ATGAAATCATTAAAAGTGATCTTTGCTGGAACACCAGAGTTCGCAGCTCAACATTTACAAGTCTTACTAAATTCTCATCATGAAGTGATTGCGGTTTATACTCAACCTGATAAACCCGCTGGTCGTGGTAAAAAATTACAAGCGAGTCCAGTTAAACAACTCGCAGAACAATATCAAATACCTGTCTATCAACCTAAATCCTTACGTAAAGAAGATGCACAAGAAACATTACGTGCATTACAAGCCGATGTTATGGTTGTCGTTGCTTACGGTTTAATTTTGCCGAAGGCAGTCTTAGAAATACCTCGTTTAGGTTGTTTGAATGTTCATGGATCTTTATTGCCTCGTTGGCGTGGTGCAGCACCAATTCAACGTGCTATTTGGGCTGGGGATGAGCAAACTGGTATTACTATTATGCAAATGGATGAAGGTTTGGATACTGGGGATATGTTACACAAGGTTTATTGTGATATTGCTTCTGACGAAACTTCAACAAGTTTGTATGCCAAATTAATGGAAATTGCGCCGAATGCTTTAATTGATGTGCTTGATGATTTAGATGAGGGCAAATATATTGCAGAAAAACAAGATGATCTGTTATCAAACTACGCAGAAAAATTGTCTAAAGAAGAAGCAAAACTGGATTGGAAACTTCCAGCAGTGCAGTTAGAGCGTTGTATTCGAGCTTTTAATCCTTGGCCGATTAGCTATTTGACACTGTTAGATTCGAAAGGCACTGAACAAATTTTAAAAATCTATAAAGCAACAGTACTACCGCACATTAATAAACCTGTGGGTACTATTTTGTCTGTGACTAAAGAAGGTATTCAAATTGCAACTATTGATGGTGTATTGAATATTTTAGAACTGCAACCTGCGAGCAAAAAACCGATGTCAGTGCAAGATTTCTTGAATGGGCGCACAGATTGGTTTAGTGTAGGTAAAATTATATAA
- the rsmB gene encoding 16S rRNA (cytosine(967)-C(5))-methyltransferase RsmB: MVKFKTSKKNTALSTRAIAAQVILQVLDQGKSLSALIPEVQNQVKSQDLSLLQEICFGICRVLPRLEHIIKQLVDKPLKGKTRIVHCLLLVGLYQLLYTRIPAHAAVDEVVNATTSLKSDSFRGLINGVLRRFLREQDTILANVDKHWQTLHPDWFVNRLKKVYPNWREIIEANNQKPPMWLRVNQQKNSLETYRSLLQAQGVESEVADSSCALRLLQPLGVAQLPYFDQGAVTVQDLNAQWSALLLEPQNGELILDACAAPGGKTTHILENAPQAQVVALDVEPNRLKRVYENLTRMQQKAQVICGDATQPEQWLSQISDSAVQFDRILLDAPCSATGVIRRHPDIKWLRQDADIPQLVQLQSQILQALWALLKPSGTLLYATCSVLPEENALQIEQFLQNNTDAKLEPLPFDLPDSAIGVQFLPKENGGDGFYYAKLKKLF, encoded by the coding sequence ATGGTTAAATTTAAAACATCTAAAAAAAATACCGCACTTTCTACACGAGCAATTGCAGCTCAAGTGATTTTGCAAGTGCTTGATCAAGGGAAATCTTTATCAGCGCTGATTCCTGAAGTTCAAAATCAAGTTAAAAGCCAAGATTTATCTTTATTGCAGGAAATTTGTTTTGGCATTTGTCGTGTTTTACCACGTTTAGAACACATTATTAAACAACTCGTTGATAAGCCGTTAAAAGGCAAAACACGTATTGTGCATTGCTTGCTATTAGTTGGATTATATCAACTGCTTTATACCCGCATTCCTGCTCATGCAGCCGTCGATGAAGTTGTTAATGCAACAACTAGCCTAAAATCAGACAGTTTCCGTGGTTTGATAAACGGAGTATTGCGTCGTTTTTTGCGTGAACAAGATACCATTTTGGCGAATGTAGATAAACATTGGCAAACATTACATCCAGACTGGTTCGTGAACCGTCTGAAAAAAGTGTATCCAAATTGGCGTGAGATTATTGAAGCTAATAATCAAAAACCACCAATGTGGTTACGTGTTAATCAGCAAAAAAATTCACTAGAAACATACCGCTCTTTATTACAAGCACAGGGCGTTGAAAGTGAAGTGGCTGATAGCTCTTGTGCGTTGCGCTTATTACAGCCGCTTGGCGTAGCACAATTGCCTTATTTTGATCAAGGCGCGGTAACGGTGCAAGATTTGAATGCACAATGGTCAGCGTTACTTCTCGAACCTCAAAATGGGGAATTAATTTTAGATGCTTGTGCGGCACCAGGTGGAAAAACCACTCATATTTTAGAAAATGCCCCGCAAGCACAAGTTGTTGCGCTTGATGTTGAACCTAACCGTTTAAAGCGTGTATATGAAAACCTTACTCGTATGCAACAAAAAGCACAAGTGATTTGTGGGGATGCAACTCAGCCAGAACAATGGTTAAGTCAAATCAGCGATAGTGCGGTGCAATTTGACAGAATCTTATTAGATGCGCCTTGTTCAGCGACAGGTGTTATTCGACGCCACCCTGATATTAAATGGTTACGTCAAGATGCTGATATTCCTCAATTAGTGCAGTTACAATCACAAATTTTACAAGCCCTCTGGGCGTTATTAAAGCCAAGTGGTACGCTGTTATATGCCACTTGCTCTGTTTTACCTGAAGAGAATGCTTTGCAAATAGAGCAATTTTTACAAAACAATACAGATGCAAAATTAGAGCCTTTACCATTTGATTTACCTGACTCAGCAATTGGTGTGCAATTCTTGCCAAAGGAAAATGGCGGTGATGGGTTCTATTATGCGAAATTAAAAAAGCTATTTTAA
- a CDS encoding glycosyltransferase family A protein, protein MNFPKIDVVIPCYNAEKTIIRAVNSVVNQPQLNHLWLVDDGSTDNTLQLAELIAKQFPDKVTIEKLPYNVGAAKARNWGALQTTTDFIAFLDADDAYEPEALTVAASVFHFRPEVALVRLALKPVDLAERYAKHPELNKAWQAMQMTCGGNLVFRRTFFLACGGFPQNQIFRNLGGEDGALGIATTKIASVATLFDDVGVLHYCREGMHAERLLDAMLFDKHDPNVSQEKLAQAEQVTERICQDIKDLKWCLNSDRIGVKPLLIERSDR, encoded by the coding sequence ATGAACTTTCCAAAAATTGATGTCGTTATACCTTGTTATAACGCAGAAAAAACGATTATTCGTGCGGTTAATTCAGTTGTTAATCAACCACAATTAAATCATCTTTGGTTAGTGGACGATGGATCGACCGATAATACATTACAGTTGGCAGAACTGATTGCAAAACAGTTTCCCGATAAAGTGACGATTGAAAAATTGCCATATAATGTAGGGGCAGCAAAAGCAAGAAATTGGGGGGCGTTACAAACAACTACCGATTTTATTGCGTTTTTAGATGCAGATGACGCGTATGAGCCAGAAGCGTTGACTGTGGCGGCGAGTGTTTTTCATTTCCGTCCTGAAGTGGCATTAGTGCGTCTAGCATTAAAACCAGTTGATTTAGCAGAACGTTATGCAAAACATCCGGAATTAAATAAAGCATGGCAAGCAATGCAAATGACTTGTGGTGGTAACCTTGTTTTCCGTCGCACCTTTTTCTTAGCTTGTGGAGGTTTTCCACAAAACCAAATTTTCCGCAATTTAGGCGGTGAAGATGGTGCATTGGGGATTGCGACAACAAAAATTGCTTCAGTAGCGACCTTATTTGATGATGTGGGTGTATTGCACTATTGCCGTGAAGGAATGCACGCAGAACGTTTATTAGATGCAATGTTATTTGATAAACATGATCCGAATGTGTCACAAGAAAAATTAGCGCAAGCAGAACAAGTAACAGAGCGTATTTGTCAGGATATTAAAGACTTAAAATGGTGCTTAAACTCTGATCGTATTGGGGTTAAGCCGTTACTTATTGAAAGATCGGATCGGTAA
- the trkA gene encoding Trk system potassium transporter TrkA: protein MKIIILGAGQVGTTLAENLVSEDNDITLVDNQSLRLENLQSKHDLRVVNGSASSPRVLREAGAQDADLLVAVTSSDEINMVACQISYTLFNTPTKIARIRNAEYLREKDKLFQPDVLPIDHIISPEKLVTDEVTRLIDYPGALQVAHFADGRISLVVVKAYYGGPLVGYALSALKDHMPHIECRIVSILRQDKVIRPQGSTIIEAGDEVTFICETIHIKAVMNELQRLEKPYKRIMIVGGGNIGIGVAKQLEGQCSVKLIERNSERARALAEKLSNTMIFCGDASDQSFLFEEQIENIDVFLSLTSDDEANIMSALLAKRLGAKKAMVLIQRMAYINLIQGGTIDIAVSPQQATISALLSHVRKGDVANVASLRHGVAEALEIIVHGQGSSSNVIGRKVSELKLPQGAIIGAVLRQDEVIMAKKNLVIEDNDHVIVYLSDKKYVSDIEKLFQPSTFYL from the coding sequence ATGAAAATTATCATTTTAGGCGCGGGCCAAGTTGGTACAACTTTAGCTGAAAACTTAGTAAGTGAAGATAATGATATTACGTTAGTGGATAATCAATCACTACGCCTAGAAAACTTACAAAGTAAGCACGATTTAAGGGTAGTGAATGGTTCTGCATCTTCACCACGTGTATTGCGAGAGGCTGGGGCACAAGATGCTGATTTATTAGTGGCTGTAACAAGTTCAGACGAAATTAATATGGTTGCTTGTCAAATTAGTTATACACTATTTAATACGCCAACCAAAATTGCCCGTATTCGTAATGCAGAATATTTGCGTGAGAAAGATAAATTATTCCAACCAGATGTGTTACCTATTGATCATATTATTTCACCTGAAAAATTAGTAACAGATGAAGTAACACGCTTAATTGATTATCCTGGTGCATTACAAGTCGCACATTTTGCTGATGGCAGAATTAGCCTTGTTGTTGTGAAAGCCTATTATGGAGGACCATTAGTAGGTTATGCACTATCTGCGTTGAAAGATCATATGCCACACATAGAGTGTCGTATTGTCTCTATTTTACGTCAAGATAAGGTGATTCGCCCGCAAGGCTCGACAATCATTGAAGCGGGTGATGAAGTGACTTTTATTTGTGAAACTATTCACATTAAAGCGGTAATGAATGAACTTCAACGATTAGAAAAACCTTATAAGCGGATAATGATCGTAGGTGGTGGTAATATCGGCATTGGTGTTGCTAAGCAATTGGAAGGGCAGTGTTCGGTTAAATTAATTGAACGCAATTCAGAGCGAGCAAGAGCATTAGCCGAAAAATTATCAAACACGATGATTTTTTGTGGTGATGCTTCAGATCAATCTTTCTTATTTGAAGAGCAGATTGAGAATATTGATGTGTTCTTGTCGCTGACTAGCGATGATGAGGCAAACATTATGTCTGCCTTATTAGCTAAGCGTTTGGGGGCTAAAAAGGCCATGGTGTTAATTCAACGTATGGCATATATTAATCTGATCCAAGGAGGAACAATTGATATCGCAGTATCACCGCAACAAGCAACAATTTCTGCTTTATTAAGTCATGTACGTAAAGGAGATGTTGCTAACGTTGCCTCATTGCGGCATGGTGTGGCAGAGGCATTGGAGATTATAGTGCATGGTCAGGGTAGCTCTTCGAATGTAATTGGGCGCAAGGTTTCTGAATTGAAATTGCCACAAGGTGCAATTATAGGTGCAGTATTGCGCCAAGATGAAGTGATTATGGCAAAGAAAAATTTGGTTATAGAAGATAATGATCATGTTATTGTGTATCTAAGTGATAAAAAATACGTTTCTGATATTGAAAAATTGTTCCAGCCAAGTACATTCTATTTGTAG
- the mscL gene encoding large-conductance mechanosensitive channel protein MscL, with the protein MSFVKEFREFAMRGNVVDMAVGVIIGGAFGKIVSSLVGDVVMPVLGILTGGVDFKDLSIVLKEAVGEAPAVTLNYGAFIQTVFDFTIIAFAIFLMIKGLNKLKREEPKVEEPEAPKLSNEEVLLTEIRDLLKK; encoded by the coding sequence ATGAGTTTTGTTAAAGAATTTCGCGAATTTGCAATGCGTGGTAATGTTGTTGATATGGCAGTTGGTGTAATCATCGGTGGAGCATTCGGTAAGATTGTGAGTTCGCTTGTAGGTGATGTAGTAATGCCTGTGTTAGGTATCCTCACTGGTGGTGTAGATTTTAAAGACTTAAGCATTGTGTTAAAAGAAGCTGTAGGTGAAGCGCCAGCTGTAACATTAAATTATGGTGCATTCATCCAAACAGTATTTGACTTCACGATCATTGCATTTGCTATCTTCTTAATGATCAAAGGATTAAACAAATTAAAACGCGAAGAACCGAAAGTGGAAGAGCCAGAAGCACCAAAACTTTCAAATGAAGAAGTATTATTAACAGAAATTCGTGATTTATTGAAAAAATAG
- the rraB gene encoding ribonuclease E inhibitor RraB, which translates to MTDFKALQVTTRSIIADLLADGSDPDALYIIEHHIVHNDFDKLEKIAVEAFKAGYEVSEAEEFEDEKGKVIFCFDIISEVELNAEIIDAQQKEVLPLVEKFGGIYDGWGTYFEDPNSEDDEYGEDGEFFNDEFDDDFNDEPHRN; encoded by the coding sequence ATGACCGATTTCAAAGCTCTTCAAGTGACTACTCGCAGTATTATTGCTGATTTATTAGCAGACGGTAGTGATCCAGATGCACTTTATATCATTGAACATCATATTGTTCACAATGATTTTGATAAATTAGAGAAAATTGCTGTTGAGGCCTTCAAAGCAGGTTATGAAGTGTCAGAGGCAGAAGAATTTGAAGATGAAAAAGGCAAAGTGATTTTCTGTTTTGATATCATTAGTGAAGTTGAATTAAACGCAGAAATTATTGATGCACAACAGAAAGAGGTATTACCTTTAGTTGAAAAATTCGGTGGAATTTACGATGGTTGGGGTACTTACTTTGAGGACCCTAATTCTGAAGATGATGAATACGGCGAAGATGGTGAATTTTTCAACGATGAATTTGATGATGACTTTAATGATGAGCCTCATCGAAACTAA
- a CDS encoding SIMPL domain-containing protein (The SIMPL domain is named for its presence in mouse protein SIMPL (signalling molecule that associates with mouse pelle-like kinase). Bacterial member BP26, from Brucella, was shown to assemble into a channel-like structure, while YggE from E. coli has been associated with resistance to oxidative stress.) has protein sequence MKLRHIALMLLALPLTFTVQAQAQKIENQIQFITEVVKEVEKDEMQVSFYVQEEGKDAKALNQIIVERINRALDLVKKQETVQIVSQQRYTQVRYDKDGKQNGWIDRAELVLKSKDNQTLSQLTSQLSENLKISSMYATVSQESLDKVEEEMTAAVLKKFEQKAQSIQSLMKAKSYRVIELNLATNDVMGSSKQYAVAMRSSDKFYNSYSDDEMALEGGKTQLKASVQARIELVND, from the coding sequence ATGAAATTAAGACATATTGCATTAATGCTATTAGCACTTCCACTGACTTTTACTGTGCAAGCTCAGGCACAAAAAATAGAAAACCAAATTCAGTTTATTACCGAAGTTGTCAAAGAGGTTGAAAAAGATGAAATGCAAGTATCATTTTATGTGCAGGAAGAAGGCAAAGATGCAAAAGCATTAAATCAAATAATTGTTGAGCGTATTAATCGAGCATTAGATTTAGTGAAAAAACAAGAAACTGTTCAAATAGTGTCTCAACAACGTTATACCCAAGTACGTTATGATAAAGACGGTAAGCAAAATGGCTGGATTGACCGTGCAGAGTTGGTACTAAAAAGTAAAGATAATCAAACACTTTCACAGCTGACTAGTCAATTAAGTGAGAATTTAAAAATTAGCAGTATGTATGCGACAGTTTCACAAGAAAGTTTAGATAAAGTGGAAGAAGAAATGACTGCAGCAGTATTGAAGAAATTTGAACAAAAGGCACAGTCTATTCAATCTTTGATGAAAGCAAAAAGTTATCGTGTGATTGAGTTAAATCTAGCCACGAATGATGTAATGGGCTCGAGCAAACAATATGCTGTTGCAATGCGTTCATCTGATAAATTTTATAACTCATATAGTGATGATGAAATGGCTTTAGAAGGCGGAAAAACGCAATTAAAAGCATCTGTGCAAGCAAGAATCGAATTAGTCAATGATTAG
- the slyD gene encoding peptidylprolyl isomerase: MKVAKNVVVSIAYQVRTQDGVLVDEAPVNQPLDYLQGHNNLVIGLENALEGKAVGDKFEVRVKPEEGYGEYNENMVQRVPKEVFQGVDELVVGMRFIADTDIGPLPVVITEVAENDVVVDGNHMLAGQELLFSVEVVATREATLEEIAHGHIHQDGGCCGGHDSDEEGHGCGCGSHHDHHHHDHDSCCGQGGCKH, translated from the coding sequence ATGAAAGTAGCAAAAAACGTAGTAGTGAGCATTGCTTATCAAGTTCGCACGCAAGATGGCGTATTAGTGGATGAGGCACCAGTAAATCAACCACTAGATTATTTACAAGGTCATAATAACTTAGTTATTGGTTTAGAAAATGCGTTAGAAGGCAAAGCAGTTGGCGATAAATTTGAAGTACGTGTTAAACCTGAAGAAGGTTATGGTGAATATAACGAAAATATGGTTCAACGTGTACCAAAAGAGGTCTTCCAAGGTGTTGATGAGTTAGTTGTTGGTATGCGCTTTATCGCAGACACGGATATCGGTCCATTACCAGTGGTAATCACTGAAGTGGCTGAAAACGATGTTGTAGTTGATGGTAACCATATGCTTGCTGGTCAAGAATTGTTATTTAGTGTTGAAGTTGTTGCAACTCGTGAAGCAACTTTAGAAGAAATCGCACACGGTCATATTCATCAAGATGGTGGTTGCTGTGGCGGTCACGATAGTGATGAAGAGGGTCATGGTTGTGGTTGTGGTAGTCATCACGATCATCACCACCACGATCACGATTCTTGTTGTGGTCAAGGTGGCTGTAAACACTAA
- the murP gene encoding PTS N-acetylmuramic acid transporter subunit IIBC — protein sequence MATIDNELIQRLIPLLGGKSNILLVSNCMTRLRITLQDFTQVDTNALKQIDGVFGVVKADEQLQIILGPGKAIKAAELMKKSIDNDASTPSLKDIARAQKQQIKSTQTTAIHQFFAKFATIFTPLIPGFIGAGLLLGLATVLQQSFVAGVENPNAFLVDLINYMKVFSKGLFSFLSILIGYNAAKAFGGSGVNGAILASLFILGYNPEATKGIYSGLNDFFGLKIDPRGNIIGVLIAAILGAKVEQWVRKFIPDNLDMALTSMFTLLIMGVFTFLLIMPIGVYLFDGMSWLFSNLNNNPFGAALLAGLFLIAVMLGIHQGFVPVYFALVESQGFNALFPVLAMAGAGQVGAALALYFKANKDAVLRTQIKGAIIPGFLGIGEPLIYGVTLPRVKPFITACIGGAAGGFTIGLIAYLGFPMGLNSVFGPSGLLATPLMTSDKGVYPAIAVYLTGTVVAYTVGFITTYFFATKDVDLS from the coding sequence ATGGCCACTATCGATAATGAACTGATCCAACGTCTAATTCCATTATTAGGCGGGAAATCAAATATCCTGCTCGTTAGTAATTGTATGACACGTTTAAGGATCACCTTGCAGGATTTCACTCAAGTAGATACAAATGCATTAAAACAGATTGATGGCGTTTTTGGCGTTGTAAAAGCAGACGAGCAATTGCAGATTATTCTCGGTCCGGGCAAAGCAATAAAAGCTGCCGAATTGATGAAAAAATCAATCGATAATGATGCTAGCACACCTTCTTTAAAAGACATTGCTCGTGCGCAAAAACAACAAATTAAATCTACCCAAACCACGGCTATTCATCAGTTTTTTGCTAAATTTGCTACGATTTTTACTCCGCTCATTCCGGGTTTCATTGGTGCAGGTTTGTTACTCGGTTTAGCCACCGTGTTACAACAATCATTTGTTGCAGGTGTTGAAAATCCAAATGCTTTCCTAGTGGACTTAATCAACTATATGAAAGTGTTCAGTAAGGGGTTATTCAGCTTCTTAAGTATTTTAATTGGCTATAATGCAGCAAAAGCCTTTGGAGGGTCAGGTGTAAACGGAGCAATCTTGGCATCACTGTTTATTTTGGGTTATAACCCTGAAGCCACAAAAGGTATTTATTCTGGTTTAAATGATTTCTTTGGCTTAAAAATTGACCCACGCGGTAACATCATCGGGGTGTTAATTGCAGCGATTTTGGGTGCAAAAGTCGAGCAATGGGTACGCAAATTTATTCCAGACAACTTGGATATGGCCTTAACCTCAATGTTCACCTTACTGATTATGGGGGTGTTTACATTCTTGTTAATTATGCCTATCGGGGTATATCTATTTGACGGAATGTCTTGGTTATTCTCAAACTTAAATAACAACCCATTTGGTGCAGCATTATTGGCGGGCTTATTCTTAATTGCAGTAATGCTGGGGATTCACCAAGGCTTTGTGCCAGTTTACTTTGCTCTAGTAGAATCACAGGGCTTTAATGCCTTATTTCCCGTCCTAGCAATGGCTGGGGCAGGACAAGTGGGCGCAGCATTAGCACTGTACTTTAAAGCCAATAAAGATGCTGTATTACGTACACAAATTAAAGGGGCAATTATTCCTGGATTCTTAGGCATTGGTGAACCATTGATTTATGGCGTGACTTTGCCACGTGTGAAACCATTTATTACCGCATGTATTGGTGGCGCAGCAGGTGGTTTTACGATCGGATTAATCGCTTATCTTGGCTTCCCAATGGGATTAAACAGCGTATTTGGCCCATCAGGTTTATTGGCAACTCCATTAATGACCTCAGATAAAGGTGTTTACCCTGCGATTGCCGTGTACCTCACCGGAACAGTAGTAGCCTATACAGTAGGCTTTATCACAACTTATTTCTTCGCTACAAAAGATGTGGATTTAAGTTAA
- the murQ gene encoding N-acetylmuramic acid 6-phosphate etherase, with the protein MQLELSKLVTESRNSASANIDSLSTLEMLHVINQEDQKVPLAVKKVLPEIAQAVDKIADTFMQKGRLIYIGAGTSGRLGILDASECPPTFGTAHEQVVGLIAGGHQAILKAVENAEDSREGGIEDLKNIQLSRKDIVVGIAASGRTPYVLAALEFAKQLGCITIGISCNPQSELATVSDIAITPIVGAEVITGSSRMKAGTAQKLILNMLTTGAMIKTGKVFGNLMVDVVATNAKLVERQKRIVMEATQCDRQQAEYALLQANGQCKIAIVMILLNISAQEATERLAESNGFIHRALT; encoded by the coding sequence ATGCAATTGGAATTAAGTAAACTCGTCACTGAAAGTCGAAATAGCGCAAGTGCTAACATCGACAGCCTGTCCACATTAGAAATGCTACATGTCATCAATCAAGAAGATCAAAAAGTCCCTCTTGCTGTGAAAAAAGTGTTACCTGAAATTGCACAAGCCGTAGATAAAATTGCCGATACCTTTATGCAAAAAGGACGTTTAATTTATATCGGTGCAGGCACATCAGGGCGATTAGGCATTTTAGATGCGAGTGAATGTCCACCCACATTTGGCACAGCGCACGAACAAGTGGTTGGTTTAATTGCTGGCGGTCATCAAGCAATTTTGAAAGCAGTCGAAAATGCCGAAGACAGCCGCGAAGGGGGTATTGAAGATCTCAAAAATATTCAGTTAAGCCGTAAAGATATTGTGGTTGGAATTGCGGCAAGTGGTCGCACGCCTTATGTATTGGCTGCACTTGAATTTGCAAAACAATTAGGTTGCATAACAATCGGGATTAGCTGCAATCCACAATCTGAACTTGCCACTGTATCTGACATTGCGATCACGCCAATCGTAGGCGCTGAAGTGATAACAGGTTCATCACGTATGAAAGCTGGCACTGCACAGAAACTTATTCTCAACATGCTCACTACGGGCGCAATGATAAAAACAGGTAAAGTGTTTGGGAATTTAATGGTAGATGTGGTCGCAACTAATGCCAAATTAGTCGAGCGTCAAAAACGTATTGTGATGGAAGCGACGCAATGCGATCGCCAACAAGCAGAATACGCCTTATTACAAGCTAATGGGCAATGTAAAATCGCCATTGTGATGATTTTATTGAATATTTCAGCACAAGAAGCAACAGAACGTTTAGCAGAATCCAATGGTTTTATTCATCGAGCATTAACGTAA